Proteins encoded together in one Qingshengfaniella alkalisoli window:
- a CDS encoding D-Ala-D-Ala carboxypeptidase family metallohydrolase: MTDQLTQHFKRAEFACNCGCGFNTVDVELVQVLERVRLHYGKPVVINSGCRCASYNARVGGASGSQHLIGRAADIRISGVDPDEVWSWLNPSHHGGLGRYGTFTHIDTRDQTARWAG; the protein is encoded by the coding sequence ATGACGGACCAGCTGACACAGCATTTCAAAAGGGCCGAGTTCGCCTGCAACTGCGGGTGCGGCTTCAACACGGTGGATGTCGAGCTGGTGCAGGTGCTCGAGCGTGTGCGGCTGCATTACGGCAAGCCGGTGGTGATCAACAGCGGGTGCCGCTGTGCGAGCTACAACGCGCGTGTCGGCGGTGCCAGTGGATCCCAGCACTTGATCGGCCGGGCGGCTGACATCCGCATCAGTGGCGTGGATCCTGATGAGGTGTGGAGCTGGCTGAACCCGTCGCACCATGGCGGGTTGGGCCGGTACGGAACGTTTACCCATATCGACACGCGCGATCAGACAGCGAGGTGGGCAGGGTGA
- a CDS encoding portal protein has product MNQEERELKLQTTLANELARAEGADSDELQANRKAALDYYKGLLPKPPMDAEGKAIQGRSHDVSMDVSDMINADLALIVPMISTDAVVDFEPNGEEDEPQAAGESMACNKVIIEDNQGFIQIQTAVKDGLLQRNGVMKVEVDDSESVQQMDLPPDLEPAQLAALREPRAPGETREISKGVLTVTRLQRRFVTRAVPIENISYAAGHVGPLQDIRFFAEQISYTRSELVEMGLDKDKVESLPPWGDWDNSVSQARNATHQDSHDAETRDQDQIECHECYQLIDLDGDGISERYRCLIANRQTLLDFEPADLLPYSMGSPFINPHRITGESLFDHLKATQDVKTKLLRQYNDNIAVINNGRYAYDPDQTYEEDVLTPRAGGGIRSRNPTTSVVPIGIPDVTTGILAALNYQDKIRTERGGAALEMLSADAQLVGETAHGIERQMAMREAMVSMIAKNLAETLIRGIYTLTHEYMRRFATEPVMVRMQGQHVPMDPRRWPSRTRCNVTVGLSPGQRGSIQNILAQSLQLQMAAIGQGGNGILADATTFYRTAIAWQRMAGVDNPERLWIDPMSPRAQQAQQGQQQAQQAASEEERSERQKAWMLEQAKLAEDARQHDDEIGHKYYESDMKAEIEEAKIAGQGTIDLERERMKIDAQERNQQAGSGAASNEGGTS; this is encoded by the coding sequence ATGAACCAGGAAGAACGAGAGCTGAAGCTGCAGACCACGCTTGCCAATGAGCTGGCGCGCGCGGAGGGCGCAGACAGTGACGAGCTGCAGGCCAACCGCAAGGCGGCACTGGATTATTACAAGGGGCTGTTGCCGAAACCGCCGATGGATGCGGAGGGCAAGGCGATACAGGGGCGCAGCCATGATGTGTCCATGGACGTCTCCGACATGATCAACGCGGACCTGGCGCTGATCGTGCCGATGATCAGCACCGATGCGGTGGTAGATTTCGAGCCCAACGGCGAGGAGGATGAACCGCAAGCGGCCGGCGAAAGCATGGCCTGCAACAAGGTGATCATCGAGGACAACCAGGGCTTCATCCAGATCCAGACAGCGGTCAAGGACGGGCTGCTGCAGCGCAACGGCGTGATGAAGGTCGAGGTCGATGACAGCGAGAGCGTCCAGCAGATGGATCTGCCGCCGGATCTGGAACCTGCGCAGCTGGCGGCACTCAGGGAGCCGCGCGCGCCGGGTGAGACGCGCGAGATCTCCAAAGGCGTTCTGACCGTCACGCGGCTGCAGCGCCGATTTGTCACGCGGGCTGTGCCGATCGAGAACATCTCTTACGCGGCCGGGCATGTCGGACCGCTGCAAGACATCCGGTTCTTCGCCGAGCAGATCAGCTACACGCGCAGCGAGCTGGTGGAGATGGGTCTGGACAAGGATAAGGTGGAGAGCCTTCCTCCATGGGGTGACTGGGACAACAGCGTGTCCCAGGCGCGCAACGCCACGCACCAGGACAGCCATGATGCAGAGACGCGCGACCAGGACCAGATCGAGTGCCATGAGTGCTATCAGCTGATCGACCTGGACGGCGACGGGATCAGCGAGCGCTACCGCTGCCTGATCGCGAACCGGCAGACGCTGCTGGATTTCGAGCCCGCGGATCTGCTGCCGTATTCGATGGGATCACCGTTCATCAATCCGCACCGCATCACGGGCGAAAGCCTGTTTGACCATCTCAAGGCCACACAAGACGTCAAAACCAAGTTGCTGCGCCAGTACAATGACAACATCGCGGTGATCAACAATGGCCGCTATGCGTATGATCCTGATCAGACCTACGAGGAGGATGTGCTGACACCGCGCGCTGGCGGCGGGATCCGGTCACGCAATCCGACAACGTCTGTGGTCCCGATCGGCATACCGGATGTAACCACGGGGATCCTCGCTGCGCTCAATTACCAGGACAAGATCCGCACGGAGCGCGGGGGCGCTGCGCTCGAGATGCTGAGTGCGGATGCGCAGCTGGTGGGCGAGACTGCGCACGGCATCGAGCGGCAGATGGCGATGCGCGAGGCGATGGTCAGCATGATCGCGAAGAACCTGGCCGAGACGCTTATCAGGGGTATCTACACGCTGACCCATGAGTATATGCGCCGCTTTGCCACCGAGCCTGTCATGGTGCGCATGCAGGGCCAGCATGTGCCTATGGATCCGCGCCGCTGGCCCAGCCGCACCAGGTGCAATGTGACGGTGGGTCTGTCGCCCGGACAGCGCGGCAGCATCCAGAATATCCTGGCACAGTCGCTGCAGCTGCAGATGGCCGCGATCGGACAGGGCGGCAACGGGATCCTGGCAGATGCCACCACCTTCTACCGCACGGCGATTGCCTGGCAGCGCATGGCGGGCGTGGACAACCCTGAACGTCTCTGGATCGATCCCATGAGCCCGCGTGCCCAGCAGGCGCAGCAGGGCCAGCAGCAGGCGCAGCAGGCCGCGAGTGAGGAGGAGCGCAGCGAGCGGCAGAAAGCGTGGATGCTCGAGCAGGCCAAGCTGGCCGAGGATGCGCGCCAGCATGACGATGAGATTGGCCACAAGTACTACGAAAGCGACATGAAGGCCGAGATCGAGGAGGCCAAGATCGCAGGCCAGGGCACGATCGACCTGGAAAGGGAGAGGATGAAAATCGATGCGCAAGAGCGAAATCAACAAGCTGGAAGCGGCGCTGCCAGCAATGAAGGAGGTACTTCATGA
- a CDS encoding SU10 major capsid protein, with product MAPTSQYLSSADLKAVNDGGLIREDVMDQIWDISKIPLPYTDLVGSDSCDNAYFEWTTDKLSDPEIGGWVVDGADSDKNDSSTGARLGNHCGILDKEVQVTGRARASDTIGRGDELSYQVMMRQRELRRNVEANALGIQGSQEDDGDATPGIPAGLAAMVTQFDTGSGAAGGGFAAKAWTEITPGARVPLTETMVRDAQQDAYLDGADPTVLMSVPGVIRKLSEYMFTSSSRIATLTRETQGITGGGSATAVGSVNVFITDFGQTLTFRDNRIQQIYEDSAAAAAAAVFLLDPAYARITFLRGYRVNPLAKTGDADKRQMLVDWSNRVMNPDAHRVLLDIDPTAAVTFDGA from the coding sequence ATGGCTCCTACAAGCCAGTACCTGTCCAGCGCGGATCTAAAGGCCGTCAATGATGGTGGCCTGATCCGCGAGGACGTGATGGACCAGATCTGGGACATCTCCAAGATCCCGCTGCCATATACCGACCTGGTGGGCAGCGACAGCTGCGACAATGCCTATTTCGAATGGACCACTGACAAGCTCAGTGATCCGGAGATCGGGGGCTGGGTTGTCGACGGCGCGGACAGCGACAAGAACGACAGCTCCACGGGCGCGCGCCTGGGCAACCACTGCGGCATCCTGGACAAGGAGGTTCAGGTCACGGGCCGTGCGCGGGCGTCCGACACGATCGGGCGCGGTGACGAGCTGTCTTACCAGGTGATGATGCGCCAGCGCGAGCTGCGCCGAAACGTGGAAGCCAACGCGCTTGGCATCCAGGGCAGCCAGGAGGATGACGGGGACGCAACGCCTGGCATTCCCGCCGGTCTGGCGGCGATGGTCACGCAGTTCGACACCGGTTCCGGTGCGGCAGGCGGCGGCTTTGCAGCCAAGGCGTGGACGGAGATCACACCGGGTGCGCGTGTGCCGCTGACGGAAACCATGGTGCGCGATGCGCAGCAGGATGCCTACCTGGACGGTGCGGATCCCACTGTGCTGATGTCCGTGCCTGGCGTGATCCGCAAGCTCAGCGAGTACATGTTCACCAGCTCGAGCCGCATCGCGACCCTTACGCGTGAAACGCAGGGCATCACGGGCGGCGGATCTGCCACGGCGGTGGGCTCGGTCAATGTGTTTATCACGGACTTCGGTCAGACGCTGACGTTCCGTGACAACCGCATCCAGCAGATCTACGAGGACAGTGCCGCAGCTGCAGCCGCGGCTGTGTTCCTGCTGGATCCGGCCTATGCCCGGATCACCTTCCTGCGCGGCTACCGCGTGAACCCGCTGGCCAAGACGGGGGACGCGGACAAGCGGCAGATGCTGGTGGACTGGTCCAACCGCGTGATGAACCCGGACGCGCACCGCGTGCTCCTGGACATCGATCCCACGGCAGCTGTCACCTTCGACGGGGCCTGA
- a CDS encoding DUF7681 family protein yields MNVTNEGFNPSGSEDIAAIKKAANELAAVIEKHAPACRRRSVALTHLETASMFAVKAVVEPDG; encoded by the coding sequence ATGAACGTCACAAACGAAGGCTTTAACCCAAGCGGGTCAGAGGACATCGCTGCCATCAAGAAAGCGGCAAATGAGCTGGCCGCAGTGATCGAGAAGCACGCGCCTGCGTGCCGGCGTCGGTCGGTAGCACTGACCCACTTGGAAACCGCGTCCATGTTCGCGGTGAAAGCCGTGGTGGAGCCTGATGGCTAA